In Numidum massiliense, a single genomic region encodes these proteins:
- a CDS encoding ABC transporter ATP-binding protein — MAKTIDVELRNVQKRFDDHVVVNRFNLQIEKGECISFLGPSGCGKTTTLNMIAGFLEPDEGEIYIKGTKMNGVPPNKRDLGMVFQTYSLFPHMTVAENISYGLKLRKIAKKEINERVQKVLQLVRLPHVGDRYPKQLSGGQRQRIAIARALVVEPSLLLLDEPLSNLDAKLREELREEIRRLHQQIGVTTIFVTHDQEEALYLSDRIVVLDHGKIEQIGTPWDIYNRPASTFVHTFIGKTNRFTGKIEQVTAERVTICMADGSTVCAEGAATAERTTSFPRMAPGAEVNFYVRPENIQISATADGGSDVFDSQTGAPAATGSDALNSVRGRLRLMSFLGSYMQCDVQVGEQTVFVKLPMSERPPNLTQGQAVYLQWHPQSVFILPEEVRE; from the coding sequence ACGATCACGTCGTCGTGAACCGTTTCAATTTACAAATCGAGAAAGGGGAGTGCATCTCCTTCCTCGGCCCTTCCGGTTGCGGCAAAACGACGACGTTAAATATGATTGCCGGTTTTTTAGAACCCGATGAAGGTGAGATTTACATTAAAGGAACAAAAATGAACGGCGTGCCGCCAAATAAGCGCGACCTCGGGATGGTCTTTCAAACGTATTCGCTATTTCCACACATGACGGTAGCCGAAAACATTTCTTACGGCCTGAAATTGCGCAAAATAGCGAAGAAGGAAATAAATGAGCGCGTCCAAAAGGTGTTGCAGCTCGTACGGCTGCCACACGTTGGGGATCGTTATCCGAAACAGCTGTCTGGGGGACAACGGCAACGTATCGCGATCGCGCGAGCACTTGTCGTCGAACCGTCACTGTTGCTGTTGGACGAGCCGCTCAGCAATTTGGACGCTAAACTGCGGGAAGAATTGCGAGAAGAAATTCGCCGCTTGCACCAGCAAATCGGTGTGACGACGATTTTTGTCACACACGATCAAGAGGAGGCACTGTACTTATCCGACCGGATCGTCGTGCTCGATCACGGTAAGATCGAACAAATTGGCACGCCGTGGGACATTTACAACCGACCGGCTTCCACCTTCGTTCACACGTTTATCGGGAAGACGAACCGCTTTACTGGAAAAATCGAGCAAGTGACAGCGGAACGGGTGACGATCTGCATGGCCGACGGTTCGACCGTGTGCGCAGAGGGCGCAGCCACGGCAGAGCGGACAACTTCATTCCCCCGCATGGCACCTGGTGCGGAAGTGAATTTTTACGTCCGTCCGGAAAACATCCAAATTAGTGCGACGGCCGATGGAGGAAGCGATGTATTCGACAGTCAAACAGGTGCACCAGCGGCTACGGGAAGCGATGCGCTCAATAGTGTCAGGGGACGTCTCCGCCTCATGTCGTTTCTCGGTTCCTATATGCAATGTGACGTACAGGTCGGGGAGCAAACCGTCTTCGTCAAGCTGCCAATGTCTGAGCGGCCGCCAAACTTGACGCAAGGACAAGCCGTTTACTTACAGTGGCATCCACAAAGTGTATTTATTTTACCCGAAGAGGTGCGAGAGTGA